The genomic region GGCCAAACACACGAGGGTCAAAGAATCCAAAACCTCTGGCAAACACCTTTGTAGGGTTAAATTCTCCTCGCGATCGAGGGCTACAAAGCACCTAATTTTTAAAGTGTGTGAGAGAGGGGTTCGACCCCGCGTCCGACCCTGGAAGTTCGACCTCGTCGAAAGCCAAATAGGCTCTCAACTGCGAGGGATTCCGACGCCGGGCGATCGCGCTTCAGTAGAAAAGCTGATTCAGCCGAACCCGAACCAACAGGAAAATCTGTAAATCTGCGGATGCACTTCCTTAAAGAAAGTGCTGCAGTAGTAATGTGTAGTCTCGTTACTTCGCTTCCTCCGGGCGAACTGACGAACCGGACGAAGCTGAGGACGGCACGCTCCACCGCGATCGCGAAGTTGTGAGGCTGAAGGAACGGCAAAGCTAGCCCGAACAGCTCGATAAGGCAAACTTTGCAGGCCGCAAGTGACTTCCATCTCGCTCGGATCCGGCGATCGCCAGGGTTTCACCGCGAAACTAACCTCGTTCTCCTCGCCTCCGGCGTTCCCCAGAGCGCTCCCAGGCGAGGAACAGAAACCCACTCGCCACTCTCGCTACGACCCCGTACCCGATCGAGTGGACGGATCGAACAGTGGCTACACCCCATCCAGTTAACCCAACTGGAAATGACAAAATTTGGAGGTCAACCGAATCGGGAGGCAAATGAAGCTCAATGGCACCGACAACTTATTCTAAATTTATCGAATTTCTACAAGACGATTTGGCGATTTCTGCGTCGGCGATCGCGTTTGCCGAACGCATCTGTCACGATTTTACCCTGCGCTATCGGGAAAAAGATCCGACGCCCTTGCCGATGGTTCTTTGGCAATACGGCTTAGTCACCATCGAACAACTCGATCGCATTTTTGATTGGCTCGAAACCGCTTGAAATTCGATCGCTTGACTCCTCTAAAATCGATTGACCGATCGGCAAAGTTTTAGGAGTATTCATTCGATGGATTTTTCAATGCACTCATGGTTACCTTGTCTCACTGGAATCACGATCGCGAACGACAAAAGCGGGTCGATTCATTCGCCCGCTTGCTCGTTCTGTTAGGGCGCGAGACCGCTCCGACGTCGCTAAGCGCAAAGCGCGAAGCCATGGCTCAGGCTAGAGCGATGCCATAGGCTATACGCGAACGCCGCTCGAAAAGAAGATTAAGCTCGGCGTCGTTGACGCCCTAACCTTTAAAGCTTTGAATTCCCCATCCATATGCCCCATCCGACTCGCTGGCGATCGCCCCGACCGTCGTCCTCTTCAACCTCAAAGTCGCGCGATCGATCGCACGGTCCGGGAACTAGCCAGTGCCGCCGAGGCGTGAAAAACTGAAAGATGGGAATGTAGTCGTGAAATCAGATGGATCGAACAACAGCAATCGAACGAGTCGGCGCGATCGGCGGCGGACAGCTTGCATGGATGATGGCCAGTGCCGCCCGAGGCTTGGGCCTCCAACTGGCCGTTCAAACCCCTAAAGCCAGCGACCCGGCAGCCCCAGACGCCGCCGAAGTCATCTTAGCTGCGGTGGATGACGCCGAAGCGACCGCCCGACTGGCCGCATCTTGTCAAGTGATTACCTTCGAGAACGAATTTGTCGATTTGCCCGCCTTATCTCGATTGGAAGCGCGAGGGGTTTGCTTCCGTCCGGCATTGTCGGTCTTGGCACCCCTGCTGGATAAATACGAGCAGCGTTGTCATCTTCAAAAGATGGGGTTGCCCGTTCCCGCCTTTACGATCTTAGAAACTGACCCGAAAGAACCTGGGGCGATCGCCACGCCCGCCGAGAATCCCCTGGGATGGCCCGCCGTCATCAAAGCCCGCCGTCACGGCTACGACGGGCAGGGAACCGCGATCGCCGCCGACGCCGCCGCCTTAGACCGAATATGGCATCAGTGGGGGCGCCCCTCCGTCGTACTCGAACAATTCGTCCCCTTCGAGCGCGAATTAGCCGTCGTCGCCGCCCGCAGTCCCTCCGGCGAGATCGCCATTTATCCCGTCGTCGAAACCCAACAAGAACGGCAAGTTTGCCGTCGGGTTCTCATTCCCGGGGATTTGAGCGAAGCCGTCACCCACAAGTGCGAGGCGATCGCCCGTCAACTCCTCGAAAGCTTAGATGCCGTGGGCGTTTTCGGAATCGAGCTGTTCCTCGAACCCAACGGCCAAGTATCGGTCAACGAAATTGCACCGCGCACCCACAATTCCGGGCATTTAACCATCGACGCCTGCGAAACCTCCCAATTCGAGCAACACTTGCGAGCCGTGTGCGATC from Oxynema aestuarii AP17 harbors:
- a CDS encoding 5-(carboxyamino)imidazole ribonucleotide synthase; this translates as MDRTTAIERVGAIGGGQLAWMMASAARGLGLQLAVQTPKASDPAAPDAAEVILAAVDDAEATARLAASCQVITFENEFVDLPALSRLEARGVCFRPALSVLAPLLDKYEQRCHLQKMGLPVPAFTILETDPKEPGAIATPAENPLGWPAVIKARRHGYDGQGTAIAADAAALDRIWHQWGRPSVVLEQFVPFERELAVVAARSPSGEIAIYPVVETQQERQVCRRVLIPGDLSEAVTHKCEAIARQLLESLDAVGVFGIELFLEPNGQVSVNEIAPRTHNSGHLTIDACETSQFEQHLRAVCDRPLGSTALTGVGAVMVNLLGYEDSHSDYAEKRRQLAAVEGARVYWYGKNQSRPGRKLGHVTVVLTHTPSPSLREQSLAIARQLESIWYPS
- a CDS encoding DUF2949 domain-containing protein → MAPTTYSKFIEFLQDDLAISASAIAFAERICHDFTLRYREKDPTPLPMVLWQYGLVTIEQLDRIFDWLETA